A stretch of DNA from Luteolibacter sp. Y139:
AGTGGCTCGAATCGACAGGGGACGGCGTGGCAGGTGGATTCACCGATTCTGAATCTGGATTCGCTGGCGAAGAAGGAGCCGCGGGTGAAGGACGGGCAGTATGGGGATATTTCGATTGGTCGCTACAACTCGATCTTCATCGGTGGGATTGCGCATGAGCTTGGGCATGCGCTGGGCTTGCCGCACAATGAGGCGCGGCCTGACGAGGAGGCGATCTGGGGAACAGCGTTGATGGGAAGCGGAAATCGCCGTTACGGGGAAGAGCTGCGTGGTGAAGGAAAGGGCTCTTTCCTCACGCTGGCCCATGGCTTAAAGCTGGCGTCGCATCCGATCTTCTGTGGGTCGGTGAAAGGGATTGATCGCCCGGCGAATGCGGTCTTGAAGGATGTTTCGCTTGCTGCCGAGGGGAAGGCGTTCACCTACAGCGCCACCGTTACGGCGGATCCGCCGCCTTATGCGGTGTTGGGTTACATGGATACCGAGGGCGGCGATGATTATGACGCGACGACTTGCTCGGCGGTCCCGGATGCATCGGGGAAGTTCACGCTGGAGGCTACTGCGTTGAAGCCGGGCAAGGCTGGGGTCTTCCGGGTGGTGGTGATGCAGGCGAATGGGGCGGCGAGTTCATTCGCGAATGCCAGCACGCCGTTCACCTATCCCTATCTGGTGGCGAAGGATGGGACGGTTGATCTCTCTGCGAGTCAGGCGCGCAAGCAGCTTGCTCCGTTGATCGAGGCTGTGGCCAAGCATGACATGGCGGCGACGGCGAGTGCCTTGGCTGCGGTTGACGCGGCCAAACCGACAGCGGCGGTGTTAGAGGCGGCGAAGGTCCGTGCGGCCACGCTTTCGGCGACGCCTGCGCCTTCAGCGGTTGAGGAAGCGGGGAGTGTATGTCGGCTTTCCGAGGCCAAGCCGGCGTCGGCCAAGGTGGGTTGGGGGCGGCCTGCTTATAATATCCTGCCGGAGAGCGATCTGTTATTTTCGTGCGGGTCGCGGTTGTTTGCGCGCGGGATCTATGCGCATGCGCCAGCGGTTCATACGTGGCAGCTTGGGGGGAAGTGGAAGACTCTTCGTGGAAGCGCAGGTCTACCTGATGGCAATGATGGAGGCTCCTGCGTTTTCGTGGTGAAGGCTGATGGCAAGGAACTATGGCGCACGAAGAAGACCGAGTCTGGAACGCTGCGAAGCTTCGATCTCAAGGTGGAAGGGGTGAATTCCTTAGAGCTGGTGGTTGAGGATGCAGGGGATGGCAAAAGTTCCGACTGGGGCTGCTGGTTTGATCCGGAACTTTCCCGGTGAGATCAGGTGATTCTGGATGGAAAGATCAATAATGGGTCATTTTTTCGCGAGTGTTTAAATCACTGATTCTCCTAAATGGGTAGTATGGGCTTTTTTCTGACGATTTGATGCTTGTGGCGTAGTGGCTGCTTTCGCGCGTTGCTCGCCCGTCGGGCGAAAACTCGTTTTCAGACCCCTACTCACGTGACCTCGACCTTCAAAAAACTTTCCATCCGGACCGCTCTCGTTTCCCTGTCCGTCCACACCGTTGTCGCGGCCAACGGCACCTGGACCAATCCCGCCGGAGGATCCTGGGCAGACACTAACAACTGGCTCTCTGGAGTTGTGGCCGGAGGGGCTGACTCGGTCGCCTATTTCTCGACCCTGGATCTCAGTGCGAATGCCACCGTCACACTCGATGGAGACCGGACCATTCGCGGAATGCTGTTCGCGGATACCGCTCCCAGCAATGGCTGGATCATCAATACGGGAACGTCTGGAACGTTGACGCTGGCAGATACCCTTGCAACCCCGGTGCTTTCCGTCGCGGACGGGACGAGCCAAATCGGGGCAGTGGTGGGAGGCACAAGCGGCATTCAGAAAACCGGTGCCGGGACCTTGCTGCTTTCGGGAGCGAATACGTTCACCGGGAACCTGACGGTTTCCGCAGGAACGCTTAGTGCCGGGAATGCTGCAGCGCTGGGGGCGGCAGGGGCGGGAAATGAAACGGTGGTTGCCAGCGGTGCGACGCTCGACATCAACGGCCAAGCCTTAACCAACACGGAGATCATCAAGCTGGGTGGCACGCTGCTGAACAATGGTGGTGCCCAGCAGAATGCGCTTAACAAGGTGGTCCTCACGGGCAATGCCACGGTCAGTGGCACCGCGCGCTTTGACATCCGTCCGGGCACGACCCCGACTCTCGATCTGGCCGGTTTCACGCTGACCAAAACCGGTGCGAATCAATTCAGCATGGTGGGCACGGCGATCAGCGCGGGCAACGTGGTGATCAATCAGGGCATCTTCAGCGTGGAGACCACCAGCACGATGACCGGCACGGGCACCACGACGATCAATAGCCCCGGCGTCCTCGGTCTCTACGGCAATGGCGATACCTTGCTCACTCGTTCGATCGTTTCCAATAACGGCACGATCCAGAATCTGGGCAGCGACGCGAACATCAACACGCCGATCTCGATGGCGACCGGCACCACGCTCACTCTCACGGGCACCAATACCACGAACCTGCGCACCGGTGTCATTTCCGGGACGGGCTCCATTTCGAAGACAGGCTCTGGCACGTTTGCCACGAACTTGAACCACACCTTCGTCGGCAAAACCACTGTCACCGGCGGTTACATGGGCATGCATGGGGATGGCGCGCTCGGGCCGAACCCCGCCACCTTCCAGGCGGACCAACTGACGCTTGATGGGGGTGGCATTTATGACGTGGCGGCCGGTGTTTATTTCATCAACGGTGGCCCGGTCTTCAGCGGCACCCGCGGGATCACGCTCGGCCCCGGCGGCGGCATCTTTGATGCGTATGGTGCTGCCAACTCCCGCTCGCGGATCGGTCTCGCCAGTGTGATCAGCGGCCCCGGCAAATTGACCAAGAACGGTGGCGGCTACATCGAGTTGAGTGCTGCCAACACTTACGCGGGCGGCACCACCATCGGCGGTGGCCCGGACGTTACGGACACCATTCCCAACAGTGCCTTCAATCTTTCGAACTACGGCGGCTTTGGTCCCGGGCCGATCAACTTCGTCAATGGCGGTGCGATCAATGGACTGCGCTTCACGACGACGGGGACTCTTGCCAATGAGATCAGTCTCAACTCCGTCGCAGCATCGACGACCCGCTTCAACGTGGACAGCGGTGCGATCGCCACCATCGGCGGCGATTTGTTTGGCGGAGCTTACCCCGGTCCGAAGTTCCAGGTCGGTGGGGCCGGTGTGCTGGTGTTGGCTGGTGACAAGGGCTACTCCAGCGATACCGAGGTAATCAGTGGCAGGTTGCTGGTGAACGGCAACGTGCTCAACTCCGATACCTACGCTCGCGCTGGTGGCAGCATTGGTGGCAGCGGCGTCGTTCGTTTGCTCACGCTTGACGAAGGATCGAACATCATCGCGTCCACTCCGCCGCTGGGAACCATCTTCGGCGTTTACGCGAACAAGACCGACAAGGGCGTGGGTGTCATCGTGCCGAACAGCTCACCAACGCCCGGGTTGAAGACCGTGGACGTGGTCTACTACGGCGACGACGTGGATGGCTTCGCACCGGATACCGCAAACTTCAACACGGCGGCTTACCGGGGTGCGAGCGTGGCCAACAACACGGTCACCAACAAGATCACCATGAGCTACACCAGCTCCGCGCTCACCTGGAGCGGTCTAGGCACGGTGTGGGACGTGGCCACGACGGCTTCGTGGGTGGAGGGCAACAATCTTTTCTATCAGGGCGACGCGGTGACTTTCAATGAGCCTGCCGCCGCGGCGACGGTGACCATGACCGGCCTGCTTGCTCCTTCCTCGGTCACGGTCGCCAATACGACCAACGCATACACCTTCGGTGGCACCGGCTCGATCATCACCGGTTCGCTGGTGAAGAACGGCTCGGGCATGCTGGTGATGCCCAATGCGAATTCCTTCGCGGGCGGCACCACCATCAACGGCGGCACCGTTTCACTCAGCGCCTCCACCACCGCTTCCGGGAGCAACAACCCCGGCGCGCTCGGCTCCGGTCCGGTGACGGTGAATACCGGCGGCCTGCTGAAGCTCTGGATCAACAACGGTACCACCAACTACCTCAGCAACCCGGTGACGCTTGATGGCGGTCGCATCCTCGGTGAAGACGGCATCAACGTCCTGAAGGGCGGGCTGACCTTGGCGGCGGGCGGCGGCACGCTTTCCGCGAAGTGGAACAACAAGAACACGGTGGTGGACAGCCTGCTGTCCGGCCCCGGTAAGCTCACGGTCTTCCGTGAGACGCCGAGCGGCGAGACCGGTGCTTCTGTCGTTCTCAATCAGGCAAATACCTATACCGGTGGCACCGATCTTCTTTCGGGTTTCCTCCGCGCGGCCTATAGCGATGCCGCGCTGGGCACGGGCACGCTTACCTTCACCGGTGCGGGCACCTTTGCCACCGCAGTCGGAGGGGGCGCGCGCACCATCGCGAACCCGGTGGTGATCAATACCGGGATCATCGGTTCGCTCGATGGCGGGCAATTCCCGCTGACGATGTCCGGCCCGATCAGTGGTCCGGGCACGCTGCAGTCGACGTCCTCTGGCTTGATCGTGCTCTCCGGGAACAACAGCTACACCGGCGGCACGAACTTTACCGGCACCGGCTTGATGCGCCTGGATAGCACCGGCGCGCTCGGCACCACTGGCACCTTGTCCTTTACCGGCGGGACCATGCAGGCGAGTGCGGCGAATACGACGGACTATTCGGCCCGTTTCTCCACCGCGGCGAACCAGCAATACAAGATCGACACCAATGGCCAGACGGTGACCTGGGCATCTCCGCTGACCAGCACCGGCGGCAGCATCCAGAAGTTCGGCACCGGCACGCTGATCCTCACCGGAGCCAGCACCTATACCGGTGGCACGAACATCAAGCCGGGCGGTGTTTTGGAAACCGGGCTGATCTCGGACACTGGCGCGACGCCGATCGGGACCCTCTCGACGGCTGCGGCCAGCTACATCAGCCTCGATGGCGGGACCTTCCGCTACAGTGGCGCGAGTTCCGTCGCGACGACTCGCTACCTGTGGAACGATCAAACGACCAGCACCGTGGAGGTGGTTAATGCGGGGGTGACGCTGGCTTTCAACAGCACCGGTGGCACCATCAACAAGCCCTTCATCAAGACCGGTGCAGGCACGTTGACGACGATCGATTCGATCGACGGCGCTGGGACGACAGTCACGGTGAACGGCGGCACCCTGAATCTCAACGGCACGAACACCTACACCGGCGACACCATCGTCAATGCGGGATCCTTGTCGCTCGGCATCGCCTCGCTGCCGAATGGCGCGGATGTCCGGTTGGCTTCCGGGGTCAACCTGAACCTGGCATTCACGGGGACCGATACGATCGACCAACTCTTCATCGGCGGGGTCGAAATGGCGTTGGGCACGTGGGGAAGCCCGACTTCGACCGCCACCAACAAGAGCCCTCTGATTACCGGCACGGGCATTCTCAATGTCACGACCGGTCCGGTCGGCGGAGCCTATGACACATGGGCGACGGCAACGGGCCTAACAGAGGCTAACAAGGGCAAGGCGCTTGATCCGGATGGCGATGGCATGAGCAACCTCGGCGAGTTCGCCTTCGACAGCCTGCCGCTTGCCGGAGCGAGCAGTGGCAAGATCGTTTCCAAGATCGCCACGATCGGCGGACAGCAGGTGCTGACGCTCACGCTGCCGGTCCGGACCGGTGCGGTCTTTACCGGTGCCACCGAGAAGACGTCGCAGCTTATCGATGGTGTCGTTTACCGGATCCAAAACTCGGGAAATCTGCTGACCTTCCCGCTGGAAGTGATCGAGGTGACGGGTGCCGATGCGACGGCCATCCAGGCCGGTTTGCCTGCTCTGACACCAGGGGGCGGTTGGGCGTATCGCACCTTCCGCGCGGCGGGGATCGTTTCCTCAGCGACCAAGCAATTCCTCCGCGCCAAGGCTGACGAGAGCTGAACACCATCTGCTAGTGGCGGCTTGTGGAAGTCACGAGGCGGTCCGCCGTTCCGTGACTTCCAGGCCGCCGTGGAGCTTGTGGGAAAGGACGAACTCTTCGCGGGTGGTCTCGTGCTTTTCATTCGAGCCATACTCGAGGCGCACGGTTACAAGGCCCGCTTCATTCGTGATGCTGAGGATGCGGAAGACGGGTTCCCTTCGCAGGCGGATGAAGCAGAACAGTGGGACGTCCGGATGATGAGCGTTCCACAGCCAATGCGCCGGGAGGAAATCCGGCACGTCCGCGAGGGCGGAGAAGATCGCGCGGATTCGTTTTTCGCCGTGGCGCCCGGCGAGGCGTGAGGCGGACTTCTTGGCGAGCAAACCTTCCCACCAGGCGGCGAGCGGGTTCTCCTGCGCCTCCACCACCTCCTCGATCAAGCTCCGGGCGTGAAAGGCCATCGCCACGTGCAACTGCTCCCGGGTCATCAACCCGGCTTCGAAGTCTTCGAAGAGTTGTGGCGGGGTGCGGAGCATCGTGAGGATTAACGTGCTGGCACTCTTTCCCTGAGCGCTGCGGCGATCTGTTGGAAGGCTGCTGCGACCGGATGCTCGGCCGCGGGGATCAGCGCGACCGGCGTGCCGGCATCGCCGCGCTCGCGGGTTTGTGGGTCGATCGGGATCTGGGCGAGGAGCGGGACATTCAGGGTCGCGGCTTCGCGGACGCCGCCGCCTTCGCCGAAGAGGTAGTAGCGCTGGCCGTGGTCGCACTCGAACCATGCCATGTTTTCGACGAGGCCGAGGATGGGGACGTTCACCTTCGCGAACATCGACACTGCCTTGCGCGCGTCGATGAGGGCCATCTCCTGCGGCGTGGTCACGATCACCACGCCATCGACCGCGACGGTCTGGACGATGGTGAGCTGGATATCGCCGGTGCCGGGAGGGAGGTCGAGGATGAGGTAGTCGAGATCGCCCCACTCCACCTGACGGAGGAATTGCTGGGTGTAGCGGGTGGCCATGGGGCCGCGGACGATGACCGGCGAGCGGTCTTCGAGGAGGAAGCCCATCGACATGAGCTTCAGGCCATAGGCTTCGATCGGAATGATCTCGTCGTTGGCATTCGCCATCGGGCGCTCGTGGCTGCCGAACATCTGGGCGACCGAGGGGCCATAGAGGTCGCAGTCGCAGAGGCCGACCTTGGCGCCGATCTTGGAGAGGGCGACGGCGAGATTGGCGGCGACGGTGGATTTGCCGACGCCGCCCTTGCCGGAGGCGACGGCGATGATGCGCTTCACGCCGGGGATGGAGGATTTGCCGGTGACGTCGCCACCACCTGTGCTGCCTTGCTGGCCCTGGGGCTCCTTCACCTCGATTTCGACCTTCACCGAGCCGACGTCTGGCAGGGGATCCAGCACGGCGTGGCATTCCTTGAAAATCTGTTCGGGGACCTTCGGGTCCTTGGTGGCGATCTCGATCTTCACGGTCAGCACGCCGTTTTCATGGCGGATGTCCTTCACGAGGCCGAAGGAGACGATGTCCCGGGAGAAGCCGGGGTAGCGGACGTGGCGGAGGGCTTCCTTGATGAATTCGGGACTCACGGCGGCGGAAGCAAGGGCGCGATCCGGTGTCCTGTCAACCCGTGGAGTTCCGGCGGCTGGCCTTGACGTGAGAGAGGGGAGCCGGAACGCTGGACGGGTGATCGAGGCGAACAACTTGCACCGCAGCTACCGGATCGGGAAGAAGAGCATCGAGGTGCTGCACGGCATCGAGCTGCACATCGCGCGGGGTGAGCGGGTTTTCCTGTGCGGGCCGAGCGGGGCGGGGAAGACGACGCTGCTGTATACGCTGGCGGGCCTGGAGCGGCCGGAGCAAGGCTCGGTGAGCATTGACGGCACGGACCTTTACTCACTGGGGCCGAAGAAGCAGGCGGCCTTCCGCAACGCCAAGATCGGCTACATTTTCCAGAACTACATGCTGCTGCCGGAGCTGACCGCCGTGGAAAACGTACTGGTCCCGGGCGCGATCGGCGGCAGGGATGAGCATCAGGCGGCGATGGCCGCGCTCAAGCGGGTGGGCCTGGCGGATCGCGCGGAGCACTTGCCGGCGGAGCTTTCCGGTGGCGAGCAGCAGCGGGTGGCGATCGCCCGCGCGCTGGTGAATCATCCGCCGGTGCTGTTTGCCGACGAGCCGACCGGCAACCTCGATTCCCGCAACAGCTCGGAGGTGATGGACCTGCTGATGGGGCTCGCCACGGAGAGCGGGACGACGCTGGTGGTGGTCACGCACGACGAGCACCTAGCCGAGCGGGGCGACCGGAAGCTGATCATCCAGGATGGCAGCATTACCGATGGGTCAGCAGTGAAATAGCTGCGGTTCCGAGTGGGCAACCGCCAAAAGACGGCAATAGTCCGTCAAGGATCGCGCTTGCCCTCGGGTCGCCGCTTTCCTTCCCTGCGCCCCGATGTCCGACGACGCTCCTGCCGAAATCACCGCCGCTCCGGAGGCCCCGGAGCCTGCGCCGGGGTTCCGCAGGGACATGATGGTGCTGACGAAGATGCGGCTGAATGTCTTCGTGCTGATCACGACGTTCTTCGGTTTCCTGCTGGCCTCGCGCGGGCATCACTTCGATCTCTGGCGGCTCATTCACACCCTGCTCGGGACGGCTGCGGCGGCTTTCGGGTCCGCGGCCTTCAACCAGCTGATGGAGGTGGATTTGGACGCGCGTATGAAACGCACGGCGAATCGCCCGTTGCCGGCGCGGCGGATGGATCCGCTATTCGCCTTCGGCGTGGGCTGGATACTTTCCGCGGCGGGGATCATCCACCTCGCGGTGAAGATCGGCACCTGGCCGGCGGTTCTGGCGGCGATCACGGTGGCGGTTTACGTGTTCGTTTACACGCCGCTCAAGCGGGTCAGCAGCACGAACACGCTGGTGGGCGCGATTCCCGGAGCAATTCCCCCGATGATCGGGTGGACGGCGGCGGGTGGGGCTTTTGATGGTGGCGCGTGGTTCCTTTTCACACTGCTGGCGCTGTGGCAGCTCCCGCACTTCGTGGCGATCAATTGGCTGTGCCGGGAGGAGTATGAGAATGCCGGCTACAAGATGTGGTCGGATGGGGATGTGAGCGGCCGGCGCAGCGGGATGCTGGCGGCGATCTTTTCGATTGGTCTGGCGATGCTGCCGGTGTGGCCGTGGCTGGCTGGCTGGACGCCGGGCTGGCAGGGCCATGTGGCGCTCGCCGGTGGTGTGCTGGCGGGGCTGCTGATGGCGGCGCTCGCCGGGCGTTTCATGCGGGATGGGCAGCGCCCGTCGTTCCGACGGCTTTTCCTGTTCACGCTGCTCTATCTGCCACTGGAGCTTGGATTGCTTGCCATCGCGTGGGGCTAGTCTAGTTTCCGCCGCCCCATGAGGACGCCTGACGAACCTTTGGTCCCCGCCGAGCGCAATCCGCGCAAGCTGCGGATGACCGCCCTGATCCTGTTTGCGGTGATGATCGTCAGCGGGATCCTGATCCTGATCTCGTATGAGAAGTGGGGGAAACTCCAGGCGGAGAAGGATGCGCAGCATGCGCGGCCGGGCATCGTCGGACGCATCGACAACAAGGCGGAATTCGGGGTGGTCCGGCAGGATGCGTCCGGAGCGAAGGTTTCCGATCTTTTTGGCAAGGTTTGGGTGGTCTGCGGGGTCTCGGTGAAGCAACCGGATACTTGGAAGGCGACGCGCGAGGTGCTGCTGCGCTTGAGCCAGCGCTATGCCGGCAACGACGACTTCCGGATCGTGTGCTTCACGATCGATCCCGATCAGGAAGGTCCTGCCGTGCTGGATACGACGGCGAAGGAACTGGGCGTCGGCCTGCCCGGATGGTGGTTCGCTGCGGCGGGTCAGGAATACGTTCACAAGTTCCTGAAGAACCAGCTCAAGCTCGGCATCATGCCGCACCAGAAGGACGGCAAGTGGATCTACGATTCCTCGATCACGCTGGTCGATCGTGACCGCCACATCCGCCGGGCGATGGTTCCGCAGAAGCGTGGCGGGCCGGAGTATTCCGCGGTATTCGATTTCGCCCAAGCCGCCGAGTGGGACGCCAAAGGCGTGAAGACCGGCATCGACAAGAGCAACGTCGAGCAGCTGGAGTTCCTGCTGGGACGGACCATCGACGAACTCCTCGCCCAACCTGTGACGCCATGAACGACCGAGGAAAAATCTTTGCCATCTACGGATCGGTGGCCGCCTTGTCCGCGCTGATCATCGGCGGGGGGATGTATCTCGGCAACCGGATGCCGGAGCAGCCGGAGCCGGAAGTGATCGTCGAGAATGCCGGAGCCGAGAAGGTGGAGACGTTTTTCCCGATCCAGAAAGACTTCGCCGGGATCAATCAGGCGGGCAAGGAGGTGAAGCTGTCCGACCTCAAGGGCAAGGTCTGGCTGGTCGCGGAGTTCTTCGCGGTGTGTCCGCACTGTGCCGTCCGCAATGGCAAGGAACTGACGGCGCTGTTCGAGCAATTCAAGGGGCATCCCGATTTCCACATGGCGTGCATTTCGGTGGATCCCACGACGGATACCTCCGAGCGGCTGGTGGAATATTCCAAGGCACTGGGTGCTGATCCGGAGCGCTGGTGGTTCATGAGTCACCCGAACGAACAGGAGACTCACGAGTATTTGGAGAAGGAGCTGAAGTTCATCCGCGTTCTGGAGCGGAAGGATCCCGCGGATCGCGAGGCCAATGGGCGCTTCCAGCACGACATGTCGATCTCGCTGGTGGACCGGGAGTGGAATGTGATCGGCAAGTGGAACCTCTACGGCGCGAGTTCCGAGGAGGGGCGCAAGCAGGATCCCGGGGCGTATGAGCGGATGAAGGGTGAGCTCCTCAGCCGCTTGACCGAGGAACTTGAGAAGAACGAAACCGCCGGCATCGATAGCGTGGCGGAAGAAGCGCCTGCCGAGGAAGTCCCCGCAAAATGAGTGAGGAACGCAGGGAGTGGCTGTCGCGTCCGCCGCAGGAGGCGCTTTCGAAGAAGCTCAAGATCGTCGCCTGGATCCTAACAGGTGTGGTGCTGATCCTCGTCGGCCTGATGCGCCGGCCGGAGCTGCGCATCCCGCTGCCGGAGGGCTGGAGCTTTGCGTTTCTGCCGCCGGTTCATGCGGCTTTGAATACCGCGGTGAGCATCGCGCTGGTGCTCGCGCTGGTTGCGGTGAAGCAGGGGAAGATCGCGCTGCACCGGAGTGCGATCTACGCCGCGATGGGTCTCTCGGTGGCATTCCTGCTTTGCTACGTGGCCTATCATTTCACCACTGAGGAGACCCGCTATGGCGGCACCGGTGCGATGCGGGGGATCTATTTCTTCCTGCTGATTTCCCACATCACGCTGGCCGGTGTGAGCCTGCCCTGCATCCTGATGACGTTCATCGCCGGTTTCACGAATCGGTTCGGTGCGCACCGTCGCTTGGCCAAGTGGGTTTTCCCGCTGTGGCTTTACGTGGCCGTCACCGGTCCGATCTGTTATTTGATGCTCAAGCCTTACTATTGACTTTGGTCGTCTGGCCGGGGTCTTTTTGCCTCCCGTTTCTGCCATGAAAATCCTCGGATATCGCGACGCCGACTACGACTCCTTCGTCAAGCGCCTGAATCGCCGCGCGCTGCCGACGCATGATGTGCGCGATCTGGTGAGCGAGATCATCGCTGCGGTGGCGAGGCAAGGGGACAAGGCGCTCGTGGCTTACGCCAAGCGCTTCGACAACGTGGTGCTGAAGGAGAAGCAGCTCTTCGTCACGGCGGAGGAGCTTGATGCGGTGAAAGTCGCGCCTTCCACGAAGAAGGCGATTGCGGCTTCGCTGAAGAACATCACGGCGTTTGCGAAGAAGGGCCTGCGCAAGGATTGGTCGATGCGGAATACCGAAGGGGCGACCGTAGGTGAGCGCTTCCAGCCGTTTGACCGGGTGGGCGTTTACGTGCCCGGTGGCAAGGCTCCGCTGGTGTCCACGGCGCTGATGACTGCGGGTTTTGCGAAGGCTGCGGGTGTCCCTGAGATCCTGGCGGCCACCCCTTGTGGGCCGGACGGGAAGGTGAATGCCGAGCTGCTCTATGCGCTGAAGGCCGCGGGTGTGACCGAGATTCTCAAGATTGGTGGCGCGCAGGCTGTGGCCGCGATGTCGCTCGGGACGAAGACGGTGCGGCCGGTGGACCGGTTGTTCGGTCCGGGGAACCGCTTCGTGGTGGAGGCGAAGCGCCAGCTCTTCGGTGCGGTGTCGATCGATCTGTTGCCGGGGCCGAGTGAGATTCTGATCATTTCGGATAAGACCGGGAACCCGGACTACATCGCTGCTGACTTGCTGGCCCAGGCTGAGCACGGTGGGGATAGTGTGATCGGTTTCATCACCGATTCGAAGGCCCTGATCGGGAAGGTGCTGAAGGCGGTGGAGCGGCAGCTTGAGACGCTCACTCGCGCGCGCTACATCCGTGACGTGCTGAAGCAGGCGACTTTCCTGCTGCATGTCCGCAACATGAGCGAGGCGATCGCAATCGCGAATGACTTCGCGGCCGAGCACGTGTCGTTCATTTGCGCGGAGGAGAAGAAGTGGCTGCCGCTGATTCGGACGGCGGGTGCGATTTACCTCGGGAATGATTCGCCGGTGGCGGTGGGGGATTTCCTCGCGGGGCCGAGTCACACCTTGCCGACGGGTGGGAGTGGACGTTCATTCTCCGGGCTGCGTGCGGACCAGTTCCAGCGGCGGACGAGCATCGTGAAGCTTGATAAGCGGTCAGTGAAGAAGTCGCTCGCGGTGGTGGAGGAGTTCGCGAGGATCGAGGGGCTGGATGCGCACGGTAGATCGACGGCGATCCGGTGTAAGTGAATGCTTTCCCGATCGACAAAAGAACAAGATGCCAATCCGGATCGATAAAGACGACGGATCGTTTGAGGGTATCGCACTTCTTTGCGATGGCGACTGGGAGCTGCCGTCTCAGTTGTATGCCCTTGAATCGTGGTTAACAGACAATGCGGCGAGCTTGCCAGATTGTGGAGCCATCGCAGACATTGGGTTTTCGATGAGGCCCGATGCGTCAGGTGGAGGCGGGGTATTGAGTGCGGAAGCGATGCGCCGTTTTGCGGATGCAGGCGTTTCAATCTGGTTTTCCGAGTATCCGCCAAGTGTGTGAACGGAGTGAAAGCCAAGCCAGATTAGACCGCAGCCAATAACAGCGCTCCTTTTATGCCTGCCTGCTGGCCGAGCATGGGAGGGACGATGTAGGGCTTCGCTTCGATAGGTGAGAAGTAGCCGGCGGCGATTTGGTTGAGGATGCGCTCGGTTTTCTCGTGGAAGCCTTCGGCCTGGGAGACGCCGCCGCCGATGATGACGCGTGATGGCGATACGATACCTAACAGGGCGAGCACGCCGTGGGCGAGGTACCATGCTTCGGTTTCCCAGGCGGGATGGTCAGCTGGGAGCTCCGCGGCGTCCTTGCCCCAGCGGGCGGCGATGGAGGG
This window harbors:
- the hisD gene encoding histidinol dehydrogenase: MKILGYRDADYDSFVKRLNRRALPTHDVRDLVSEIIAAVARQGDKALVAYAKRFDNVVLKEKQLFVTAEELDAVKVAPSTKKAIAASLKNITAFAKKGLRKDWSMRNTEGATVGERFQPFDRVGVYVPGGKAPLVSTALMTAGFAKAAGVPEILAATPCGPDGKVNAELLYALKAAGVTEILKIGGAQAVAAMSLGTKTVRPVDRLFGPGNRFVVEAKRQLFGAVSIDLLPGPSEILIISDKTGNPDYIAADLLAQAEHGGDSVIGFITDSKALIGKVLKAVERQLETLTRARYIRDVLKQATFLLHVRNMSEAIAIANDFAAEHVSFICAEEKKWLPLIRTAGAIYLGNDSPVAVGDFLAGPSHTLPTGGSGRSFSGLRADQFQRRTSIVKLDKRSVKKSLAVVEEFARIEGLDAHGRSTAIRCK
- a CDS encoding ABC transporter ATP-binding protein, whose protein sequence is MIEANNLHRSYRIGKKSIEVLHGIELHIARGERVFLCGPSGAGKTTLLYTLAGLERPEQGSVSIDGTDLYSLGPKKQAAFRNAKIGYIFQNYMLLPELTAVENVLVPGAIGGRDEHQAAMAALKRVGLADRAEHLPAELSGGEQQRVAIARALVNHPPVLFADEPTGNLDSRNSSEVMDLLMGLATESGTTLVVVTHDEHLAERGDRKLIIQDGSITDGSAVK
- a CDS encoding DUF420 domain-containing protein, translated to MSEERREWLSRPPQEALSKKLKIVAWILTGVVLILVGLMRRPELRIPLPEGWSFAFLPPVHAALNTAVSIALVLALVAVKQGKIALHRSAIYAAMGLSVAFLLCYVAYHFTTEETRYGGTGAMRGIYFFLLISHITLAGVSLPCILMTFIAGFTNRFGAHRRLAKWVFPLWLYVAVTGPICYLMLKPYY
- the cyoE gene encoding heme o synthase gives rise to the protein MSDDAPAEITAAPEAPEPAPGFRRDMMVLTKMRLNVFVLITTFFGFLLASRGHHFDLWRLIHTLLGTAAAAFGSAAFNQLMEVDLDARMKRTANRPLPARRMDPLFAFGVGWILSAAGIIHLAVKIGTWPAVLAAITVAVYVFVYTPLKRVSSTNTLVGAIPGAIPPMIGWTAAGGAFDGGAWFLFTLLALWQLPHFVAINWLCREEYENAGYKMWSDGDVSGRRSGMLAAIFSIGLAMLPVWPWLAGWTPGWQGHVALAGGVLAGLLMAALAGRFMRDGQRPSFRRLFLFTLLYLPLELGLLAIAWG
- a CDS encoding SCO family protein, whose product is MNDRGKIFAIYGSVAALSALIIGGGMYLGNRMPEQPEPEVIVENAGAEKVETFFPIQKDFAGINQAGKEVKLSDLKGKVWLVAEFFAVCPHCAVRNGKELTALFEQFKGHPDFHMACISVDPTTDTSERLVEYSKALGADPERWWFMSHPNEQETHEYLEKELKFIRVLERKDPADREANGRFQHDMSISLVDREWNVIGKWNLYGASSEEGRKQDPGAYERMKGELLSRLTEELEKNETAGIDSVAEEAPAEEVPAK